One Neovison vison isolate M4711 chromosome 2, ASM_NN_V1, whole genome shotgun sequence genomic window carries:
- the TAL1 gene encoding T-cell acute lymphocytic leukemia protein 1 isoform X1, whose amino-acid sequence MTERPPSEAAHSDPPLEGRDAAAAEARMAPPHLVLLNGVAKETSRAAPAEPPVIELGARSGPGGGPAGGGGAARDLKGRDAAAAAEARHRVPTTELCRPPGPAPASAPAELPGDGRMVQLSPPALAAPAAPGRALLYSLSQPLASLGSGFFGEPDAFPMFTTNNRVKRRPSPYEMEITDGPHTKVVRRIFTNSRERWRQQNVNGAFAELRKLIPTHPPDKKLSKNEILRLAMKYINFLAKLLNDQEEEGTQRAKPGKDPVVGAGGGGGGGGGGAPPDDLLQDVLSPNSSCGSSLDGAASPDSYTEEPAPKHTARSLHPAMLPAADGAGPR is encoded by the exons ATGACGGAGCGGCCGCCCAGCGAGGCGGCCCACAGTGACCCCCCGCTCGAGGGACGGGACGCGGCCGCGGCCGAGGCCCGCATGGCCCCCCCGCACCTGGTCCTGCTGAACGGCGTCGCCAAGGAGACAAGCCGCGCGGCCCCCGCCGAGCCCCCGGTCATCGAGCTGGGCGCGCGCAGCGGTCCGGGGGGCGGCCCCGCTGGTGGGGGCGGCGCCGCGCGGGACTTAAAGGGCCGCGACGCGGCGGCAGCGGCCGAAGCGCGCCATCGGGTGCCCACCACGGAGCTGTGCAGACCTCCGGGGCCCGCGCCCGCCTCGGCCCCCGCGGAGCTGCCCGGCGACGGCCGCATGGTGCAGCTGAGCCCGCCCGCGCTGgcggcccccgccgcccccggccGCGCGCTGCTCTACAGCCTCAGCCAGCCGCTGGCCTCGCTCGGCAG TGGGTTCTTTGGGGAGCCAGATGCCTTCCCTATGTTTACCACCAACAATCGAGTGAAGAGGAGACCCTCCCCTTATGAGATGGAGATTACTGATG GTCCCCACACCAAAGTAGTGCGACGCATCTTCACCAACAGCCGAGAACGATGGCGGCAGCAGAATGTGAATGGGGCCTTTGCTGAGCTCCGCAAGCTGATCCCCACACATCCCCCAGACAAGAAGCTTAGCAAGAACGAGATCCTCCGCTTGGCCATGAAGTACATCAACTTCCTGGCCAAGCTGCTCAATGACCAGGAGGAGGAGGGTACCCAGCGGGCCAAGCCTGGCAAGGACCCCGTGGTGGGGGCTGGTGGTggaggcggtgggggagggggcggtgcaCCTCCTGATGACCTCCTGCAGGACGTGCTGTCCCCGAACTCCAGCTGCGGCAGCTCACTGGATGGGGCGGCCAGCCCGGACAGCTACACGGAAGAGCCGGCCCCCAAGCACACAGCCCGCAGCCTCCATCCCGCCATGCTGCCAGCCGCTGATGGAGCAGGTCCTCGGTGA
- the TAL1 gene encoding T-cell acute lymphocytic leukemia protein 1 isoform X2, with translation MCLNALAVQFFWKLQPSVDSGFFGEPDAFPMFTTNNRVKRRPSPYEMEITDGPHTKVVRRIFTNSRERWRQQNVNGAFAELRKLIPTHPPDKKLSKNEILRLAMKYINFLAKLLNDQEEEGTQRAKPGKDPVVGAGGGGGGGGGGAPPDDLLQDVLSPNSSCGSSLDGAASPDSYTEEPAPKHTARSLHPAMLPAADGAGPR, from the exons ATGTGTCTGAATGCGCTCGCCGTGCAATTCTTCTGGAAGCTGCAGCCCTCAGTGGACAG TGGGTTCTTTGGGGAGCCAGATGCCTTCCCTATGTTTACCACCAACAATCGAGTGAAGAGGAGACCCTCCCCTTATGAGATGGAGATTACTGATG GTCCCCACACCAAAGTAGTGCGACGCATCTTCACCAACAGCCGAGAACGATGGCGGCAGCAGAATGTGAATGGGGCCTTTGCTGAGCTCCGCAAGCTGATCCCCACACATCCCCCAGACAAGAAGCTTAGCAAGAACGAGATCCTCCGCTTGGCCATGAAGTACATCAACTTCCTGGCCAAGCTGCTCAATGACCAGGAGGAGGAGGGTACCCAGCGGGCCAAGCCTGGCAAGGACCCCGTGGTGGGGGCTGGTGGTggaggcggtgggggagggggcggtgcaCCTCCTGATGACCTCCTGCAGGACGTGCTGTCCCCGAACTCCAGCTGCGGCAGCTCACTGGATGGGGCGGCCAGCCCGGACAGCTACACGGAAGAGCCGGCCCCCAAGCACACAGCCCGCAGCCTCCATCCCGCCATGCTGCCAGCCGCTGATGGAGCAGGTCCTCGGTGA